The following proteins are co-located in the Gossypium hirsutum isolate 1008001.06 chromosome A02, Gossypium_hirsutum_v2.1, whole genome shotgun sequence genome:
- the LOC107952485 gene encoding uncharacterized protein has product MTFGENSGLGSSIVEELIPKKVRFRDKEEEATSGIMVDTPSDQLTSWRDKLVGQSSKDVFNSLVDNDNIDILEGDVQKTFVNGVPSITFSDRIHQILVQGMDNTVILKLLGRNMGFTVLQNKIYDLWRPTAPMHMMDIENGYFLVKFQNKMDFKKALAEGPSIIFEFGEVVGKVVKLDLNTDSRTRGHFARLTVYVNLGEPLVSQILINGRTQKVEYEALSTICFHFGRYGHVENLCIFKSPKPTVEANHDLSATVPENQKLAMEESEKKDESYGLWMIVERKSRHKFRDNFQKSAEIQEKKREGSRFSCLNNRDLNNEFNDGEVADFQNSKEKEISPRNQYIKGVDPKINRLNDFVKNSNKGKQKECDGFGRDCLGVGLKTGQILVEQGDQQVGQTDSADRGTVAESL; this is encoded by the exons atgactTTTGGTGAGAACTCTGGTCTTGGAAGTTCTATTGTTGAGGAATTGATTCCTAAGAAGGTCAGATTTCGGGATAAGGAAGAGGAGGCGACGAGCGGAATAATGGTCGATACGCCCTCAGATCAACTCACTTCTTGGAGAGATAAACTCGTCGGACAGTCCTCAAAAGATGTCTTCAATAGTTTGGTTGATAATGATAATATTGATATATTGGAAGGGGACGTCCAAAAGACATTTGTGAATGGCGTACCCTCCATAACTTTCTCAGACAGAATCCATCAAATCCTTGTTCAAGGCATGGATAATACTGTGATTTTAAAACTTCTAGGCCGGAATATGGGATTCACAGTTTTGCAGAATAAAATTTACGATTTGTGGAGACCCACAGCACCTATGCACATGATGGATATCGAGAATGGATACTTTCtagtgaaatttcaaaataagatGGATTTCAAAAAGGCCCTAGCTGAAGGACCATCGATCATATTTG AATTTGGGGAAGTAGTTGGTAAAGTGGTTAAGCTTGATTTAAATACCGACAGCAGGACGAGGGGACATTTTGCTAGATTAACAGTTTATGTTAATCTGGGCGAACCTTTGGTATCACAAATTTTGATCAATGGTAGAACGCAAAAAGTGGAATATGAAGCTTTATCTACTATCTGTTTTCATTTTGGAAGGTATGGACATGTGGAAAATCTCTGTATTTTTAAAAGTCCTAAACCCACGGTTGAGGCGAATCATGATTTGTCTGCAACGGTACCGGAAAACCAGAAGTTGGCCATGGAAGAATCGGAGAAGAAAGACGAGAGTTACGGGTTGTGGATGATTGTTGAGAGGAAATCAAGGCATAAATTTCGTGataattttcaaaaatctgccgaaattcaagaaaagaaaagggaaggaTCCCGATTCAGTTGCCTAAATAATAGGGATTTAAACAATGAATTTAATGATGGAGAAGTGGCAGACTTTCAAAACTCTAAAGAGAAAGAAATTTCTCCCAGAAATCAGTATATTAAAGGCGTTGACCCGAAAATTAATAGGCTGaatgattttgtaaaaaattccAATAAGGGCAAACAAAAG GAATGCGATGGCTTTGGAAGGGATTGCCTTGGGGTTGGGCTCAAGACAGGCCAGATACTAGTGGAACAGGGTGACCAGCAAGTGGGCCAGACGGATTCAGCTGATAGGGGAACAGTAGCTGAGTCCCTATAG